The Elusimicrobiota bacterium DNA window GATGGGCTGTGGATGCTCCCGATCATTGGCGCCCTGCGCCTTGCGCCGTTTGATTTCTTGAGAACTTAGGCCACTTGAAAACTTGGACCGGTCCACGGCCACCGCAATGTTTTCCAGTTGAGAAACGGTCTCAAAAGTTCCCAACACGCGGACCACGTACTCGAATTTATCGTCTTTCACAGTGCCGGCTGGATAGGTGATATTGGCGCGCGAGATCGCCTGGCCTACGTCTAAAATAGGAAGACCGCGGGCCGCGAGCTTGGCCTGATCGATCTCAACCAGGATCTCACGTTCACGGCCGCCCGTAATTGCCACGGCCGCCACGCCGCGCGCCTTCTCCATCATTTCCGCCACGGGTCGGCGGGCCAATGTCAGAAGTTCATGCTCGCTCAACGGCCCGGAAAGGGTCATCGTCAACACTGGGAGCGCAAACGGATTGAACTTTTCGATCCGAGGCTCGCCGGCATCTCTGGGGAGCTTGGCTTTTGCGAGATCGACTTTCTCACGCAAATTCAGAGAGGCCAGATCCATGTTCGTACCCCAAAGAAACTCAACCGTCGCAATGGAAATGCCTTCGCGGGAGGAGGAGTGGATCCGGTGGACATTTTTCACGGTGCCGGCGGCTTCTTCAACGACTTTGGTGACGAGGTTTTCAACTTCTTGGCTGGAGGCGTTCGGATAAGAGGTGAGAACGTTGAGTTCGGGGAATTGCAGATCGGGCATGAATTCGCGGTCAAGGCGAAACCAAGCCATAATGCCGAACAGAATGACGGTGGCCGTCAGCATCGAGACGGTAACACGTCTTCTGGCGCAAAAGTCGATCAACCCCTTCACAGTTTCACTCGGCCTTGAAGAGATTTAGTTCGTTTCGGCGGCTTTCGATCCGGCGGGCTCAAACCGTTCCGGTTCGCCTGCTGATGCGACCAGGGTTCCTTGCTCCACCGCGTGCGTCACCACATCAGAAACGATGGTGTCGCCTTCATTCAAGCCCTTCACGACTTCATAATGGTTGCGGGTCACATAACCGATCTCAACCGGGGTGGCCACTGTCTTGCCGTCTTTGCCAACCACCATGACCGATTTCTTTTCGGCGTCATACGCTTCGCGCGGAATGACAAGAGCCGGGATATTGTAAGTGACGATTTCACAGCGGGCCGAAAGGCCGGGACGGAGATTTTTCTGCACGTCCACCGGAATTCCAACCAGCACCAAACCGGTCCGTCCGGTGGTTGTGACTTCTCTTGAAACGCCCACCACTTCGCCTTCGATTTTCTTGCCAGGGAAAGCTTCCACTTCAATCAAAGCCTTCTGGCCTTCAACCACGGAAGCAAGCTGGCTTTCCACAATGCCCGTTTCCAAAACAAGCCGACCTTTGGAAGCCACCAGCACCGCCATGATGTCGCTGCGGCCCACGGTTTCGCCCACCTGTTTATTGATTTGTGAAACACTTCCGCTGACAGGCGCATAAATGAAGGTATCCTGATAATCCTTGTTTGCCAAATCGAACGCCGCTTGCGCGTCCTCCACATCATAGGTGGTGGCACCACCCGCATCGAGCAACTCTTTGGCTCGAATCAGCGCGGTTTCCGCTTGCTTCCGTCGCGCAGCGGCCCGCGTATGATCCAATTCAAAGAGCACCTGGCCGGTTTTGACCCGCTGGCCCACATCAACGCGAGCCGCGATCAACCGTTCTTCTTGCCCGTTGAAAGACATCTCAATGGTATTGCCCTTGATGGTTCCAACCAGTCCCGCGATGGAATCCGTAAAGGGCTTCTTCTCGACGATAAACAATGGAACCTGCGTCGCGGCCGGATCGGCTGCCAGTGCGGCGGCCAAGGCCTTCTCTTTTCCGCTTGTTTTCGTGGCCTGCACCAGGCGGACCACCAAAACCACCACCATAAGCCCCAACATCAAGGCGCTGATGGTAATCAGTCTTTTTTTCTTCTCAACACTCATAGTTACCCCTCCTGCTTGTAAATCATTTTTGGGCGAATAAATTGGGAACGCCGACCACCTTCGCCAATGCGGCCTGCAAAATCTGATAGTTGCTTCGCGCGGCGACAAGCGCCGCTTCCGCCAACGCGAGTTCATTGCGGAGTTTCGCCCGTTCGGAAATGGGCAATGTGCGGTGAGAGGTTTTCACGCGGGAAATCCGGTATTCGGTTTTTTTCCATTCCACTTCGTTCTCTGCAAATGAAAGCTGCGTGAGTCCTTTTTTCCAATTTGCATAGGCCTCGCGCACGTCGGCCAGGATTTCCAGTTGGGATTGCTCGAATTGGGTTTTCGCTTGGTGATAAGCGTAGGCGCTGTCTTTGATTTCGGATTTTGTTTTGAAGCCGTCGAGAAGTCCCAGGTTGGCCGTGCCGGTTTTTGATTCGGTTCGGGTGGATTGTCCAATCTTGGGGCTGGTCTTTTGTTGGAAACCAGAAACGCTGAGCGTATTGAGGGCAAAGTATTGGCTCACATTGACTCCGATCTGCCAATCTTCGGTGAGTTTGAATTCCTCGTTCTCATAGGCGCCGCCACTTTTGCCGTAGAAGCCGTTGACGCCCAATCGCGGCCAGTAATTTCCTTTCTGTGCCTTGTATCCGAAGAGGGATGCTTCGGCTGAATTCTTTTGAATCCGAAGGTCAGGGTTGTTGGCTTGAGCGATGAGGAGGCATTGATCAAGAGAAATTGTTGATCGGTTGAACTCGTAATTCGCAGCGGGCTCATAATCCGGTGGCGTCGAGAGACCCAGGGCAATTGTCCAGCGCCACAAGGCAGCTTCGCGTTCGGCTTCGGCGCTCTCGATGGCGAGGGAAGCCTGATGATATTGCGAGCCGATCATCAGATAGGTTTCTTTGTCGATGACGTTCCGCTGGAAGAGGCGTTCGCCGCCCCGGCGTTCCGCTTCCAAATCCGTCAAAGCGCGTTTGTAGATTTGGATGGCTTCTCTGGACCTCACCATCTGCCAATAGGCTTCGCGTACATTATAAAGGACGTCCCGTTCCGCCTTGTCTCGCTTGGCCTTAGATGACTCCCAATTTGCTTCCGCCTGCTGAAGCGTCCGATAGAGCTTGCCCCCCTGGATCAAGGGTTGGGAAAGCTGAACACCATAACTTTGCTCCTTAAATTCCGGCGTCCCTAAATCGCGGTTGGCTTCGCCGCGGGTTTCCTCGGCTTTGAGATTGATTGCCGGCCAAAGAGCACGGGCGGCTTCGTCTTTCTTAGATTTGGTGACGGAAACTTCTTCGTTGGCGAGTTGGACGTTGGGGTGGTTCTTAAAAGCAAGTTGTTCGCTTTCTTCGAGGGTAACGTTTTTCTGAGGAAGGGATTCGGCGGCGTTAATGCGGAGGGTGAAAAAGGAGAGGAGAACCAGCCAGATAAACACATCAATTCTGGCTGCCCGGTTCAGTGGGACATATAAGTTAGGGTATGTTTCTCTCACGTTATCGCGTTTTCCTTAATCCTTTATGGATAGATCCACCCCCCTTAATTTTGCCTTAAGGAGAAATGAATTTTCGGTTAAGTCACCGGAGAAAACGCGCTGTAAACTTCAATATTTCTTTGGCCGACGTGGGACCGGCCTGTGGATCAAGGGCGCACTCTCTTCTCCTCAACTTTTCCGGATTCCATTATTGTGCTCATGAATCATGACCTGAAGTGGTATGGCTTGTTAAAAAAATTGGGGTAAACAAAAGGCAGCGAATTCGCTGAGCGCTAATGCTAACGCCCACTAATTTCAGAAAAGAAGTATCATTCAACAACACAGGTTCAATCACGAGGTCTTCCCTCCATAGAAATTGGTCCCAACGGCATACAGGTATTTTCCGTCTTAAAAAGGGGCGGACATTGTACTCAACTTTATGTAAATTGTGTGTCAAATAATTGTAAATCTTTTGTAAGCTCACCTGTTTTTGGTCGATCTTCATCTAGTTTTCGATGTGAATCGTATAATCCTAATATTCATTACTTTTCCACACTATCCCTCTTACCATTGATTAACTTGGAGTGAAGCGCTTCTAACTCGAAAGGCTTACGCACAAGCTCCCCAAAACCCGCACACATAACCCGGTCGCTGTAGGACCAGAAGGCGGACATTAGATTGAGCCTGAGATCAGGGTCCCGCCGTTTAAGTTCCGACGCCAACTCGAGTCCATTCGTCAAGTCGTCGCCGAGAATAATATCGATGAACGCGACATCGAATCGGCTCTTCCTGAACTCCGGCAAACACCAACTTGCGTTCGGGAAAACACAAACATCGTGCCCCTCTCGCTCAAAGAACCGCTTCAACAGCCGCGCCGTCGCGTAATGGTCATCGACCACCAGTATTTTCAATGAAGCCTCCACGAACTCGTATTTCGCTTATGGCCTGTAAATCTTCTCTATGGGAATGATCGGGTAATACGTCCAATAAAACAGATTCAGATACTTCCGATCACGGGCGTCGTAACGATCTTCCTTGGATTTTTCTCTTCGCCGATTCGCGATCTTGCTCTTTTCAACCCCGAGAGAAACATCCTGAACCGGCGTCCGTTTAGATGACAAGAGACGCGCCTTTCGTCACCGCGTCATCAAGGCAACCCCTCATCAGCACATGTCCCTCCGTTTTTGAGTATCCGAAATGGGCCCAACCCGATAACAAGGCAAATTCTTCTTCTCCGTCGATGGTTTTGACGGTGGGTCTGCGATTTTAGCATGCGTTGGTTCATTCTTATGTCACTTCGATGTCAGTATATGGTCACATGCAAGTTAGATACGCTCGCCTTATGGGTAAAGAATCCAAATCAGGAACGACGTTCTACGCCACCGCGGGACTTAAAGCGGTTACCGTCCATTTGCCGCTAAAAACCCACCAGAAATTGATGAGGGTGGCCAAGAAAGAAGATCGTTCCCTCCAAAAAACAATCCGCCGAATCTTGATCGAATACGCCGAGAAAGCCTAACCGCCTTCGACGGAGATTTGGCCTCAAAGAAACCACTTGACAGGGTTTTTCAGGAAGGGCGTTTTCGAGTTGAGGAAGGGTGTTCGGA harbors:
- the tcrX gene encoding putative transcriptional regulatory protein TcrX, with product MKILVVDDHYATARLLKRFFEREGHDVCVFPNASWCLPEFRKSRFDVAFIDIILGDDLTNGLELASELKRRDPDLRLNLMSAFWSYSDRVMCAGFGELVRKPFELEALHSKLINGKRDSVEK